From the Levilactobacillus brevis genome, the window GATTCAAGTGATACTAGCCCACTAAACTCAGTGCCACGGTCCACAGTAAAGCTGTGCACCGGACCATTAAAAGTGGTTAGGAACTTAGTTAGTGCTTCATTAACAGTTGCTGTCGTCCGATCTTTTAACCGGTATGCCCACGAGGACCAACGACTGTATCTAGTTCAAAATCGCCGATGCGATTACGTTGATTAATCATCATGGGACGCTGTTCAATTGATCGCCCCAAAGATTGATTATATTTGGATCGTTGGTCAACGTTACGCCGTTGGCGTACGCCATGTTCAGGTAGATCATTCAAGGAGAAACCAATTCTCCCCTGATTTAGCCAATTATAAATAGATTTAGTAGCTAGTTTAAATTCGTGAGCAATCATTCCTGGTGACCAGCTTAGATGTAAATGGTTGAGAATTGTTTGCTTTAACTCATCGCTCAGCTTAGTTTTCCGACCACATCGTGATCGCTTGTATTCGGCATCTGTTTGTGCTAATTCAGCCTGATAAGGTTGACATCGAGATAATTCATAAGAAATTGTTGACGGTGATCGGTTCAGCCGAATGCCCATTTGGATATTGGACAGCCCTAGTTCACAAAGGGTTTCGATTTTAATTCGTTCGGAATAGGTTATACTAGACAAAAGATCAGCTCCTAAAAGATGGGTTTGTGGTAAACACCATTTTAAAGGAAGCTGATCTTTTTTGTCCGAACAGCGTTCGGATTAATTTTACAATCTACCAAAATAGGAAATAATTTAAAATATCCTTTTTCATGATCTTTCACCTGTCTTAGATTTTAGAAGTATCACTTGGTTTCTCAATTAACTTAAACCGTCGCTGCTGCGTGCGTTTACTAATCCCCGTCTTTCGTTCAATCATCTTGTAGGTCATGCCTTGTTTTCGCAGCTCATAAGCAAATCTGATTTGTTCATCAGAATAAGTTTTCGGTCGCCCTTCCCGAAACAACGGATCATGTTGCTTGGCATACAATTTACCTTCTTGTGTGCGCGTGACAATCATATCGCGTTCAAACTGCGCAAAGGCGCTAAATATTGTAAAGACTAATTGGCCAGTCGGCGTATTGTCAATTAAGCCCATATTCAAAATGTTAACTTTGACATTTTCTTTAAACAACTCTTGGATAATGGCTAAGGCCTCGCGTGTGTTCCGCGCAAACCGATCCAACTTAGTGACAATCAAAGTATCGCCTGTTTTTAGAACGCGCAACAGTTTTTGAAACTCCGGTCGTTCGGTAGTTGTGCCGGTAAACTTTTCTTGAAAGATTTTTTCTGCTCCTGCCAATTTTAGTAACTCAATTTGATTTGCTAATTTTTGATCAGTGGTACTGACCCGCGCATAGCCATATTTCATCTTTTTATCTCCTTACTTATGTCCTTAAGTAATGACACGGTTCTAACCCTTTAATTATACAGCATCAAAAAAGAGGCCACAACTGTTAAGTTGTGACCTAGTTTGTGCCATTTAAACACTTTAATTATCACATATTCAAAACGTCAAAAAATTTGTATCTAAATATATCTAAGCTTTTTTAATGGTGAGAAACTTTGCGACTTGCAACGCTCAATTAATTACTTGGGTATACAAAATGATTATTGTCACGAGCCAAAAATAATCTTAATGTTTAAGTTTGCTTCACTTCAACAAAAGACCGGTCTGCCAAAACCGGTTCTGGTGCAAAAGTTTTCAGGTAAACTTATTTTGAGTATAATTAGCCTAAAAAGCGAGGTAGCTATGACGAATTGTCAAATCAAGCGCAACTTTGTCCCGAAGAAAACTTCAAATGGACTCTTCCAGCCTAAGACCTTACGTGGTCGGTGATTTAAATCCCTGACAAACTTGTCGATATCTTGATCAGTCAGTTGGTCTAGGTCGGTTCCTTTGGGGAAATACTCACGGATAAGTCCGTTGGTATTCTCATTGGTTCCCCGTTGCTGAGGCGCATGAGGATCTGGGAAATAGACTGGGATACTTAGCTCTTGACTAACTTCGCGGTATCCTGCGAATTCAGTTCCACGATCCGGCGTAAGCGTCCGAACTCGTTTGGGCGTCACGGTATGCAAGAGGTCAATCATCGCTTGTGTGACGTTCTTGGCGTTTACTTTGGGAACCCGCTGAGATAATAAATACCGAGATTTGCGGTCCACCAAGGTTACCAGGGCCGAACGCCCGGTTTTACCGCGAACGGTATCACTTTCCCAATGACCAAACCAGCTTCGATTCTCACTTGAAACAGGTCGTTCATGAACGGAAGGGACGTCGTTAAATCGTCCCCGACGTTCCTTAATGGTTCCCTTGACCTTTCGGGTTTTACCACGGTGACGGAGCTTACGGGCAAAGCCACGAGCCTCGTGATTCTTACGTTTGATGCCTAAATTATCACGTTCAATCCCACGATAAATGGTGTTATAACTGACATGCCATTCACTGTTTTCGTGGACTAAACGACCGGAAATTTGTTCCGGGGACCACTGACGTTGAACAATACAGTGAAGAACAAAATCCCGTAACTTCAAATCAGTTAGAAGCCTAGGACGTTGGCTTTTTAGCCGCCGTCCCTGATAGTTCTCTTGGGCTTTGACGGCCGAGTATGCCTTACGACCACCATTGCGCTTGATTTCGCGCGATACGGTGGCTTTGGAACACCCAATTTTCTCCGCAATAACTTGATAGGTGTCGTTTAAAGTGACGCCCAACAGTATGCATTCTCGGTCTTTTAAGGTAAGATGGTTGTACGGACTCATAGCCTAGGATCTCCTTTAGATGATTGTTGTGGTGACTTCATTTTATAGGACTCAGGCTATGAGTTCTTTTTTATTTTTTTCTTACTTGTTGCACTTCAATTGTAAATTCGTCATGATGAAAAATTATTTTAAAGGGCGGCATTTCCAGAAAGACATTATTTTGGTAGCCGTCGGCTACTATCTTCGCTTCAGTTTAAGCTATCGGGATCTTGTTGAAATTTTGCGTGATCGGGGAATTGCGGTCCACCATACGACAATTATGCGTTGGGTTCATCACTATGGTCCAATCTTTAAATTGTTGTGGCGAAAGCAGCAACATGCCACTAGTCAGAGCTGGCGAATGGATGAAACCTATCTTAAAATTAAAGGGCGCTGGTATTACTTTTATCGAGCCATTGACAATCATGGATTAACATTAGACTTTGAATTGCGTCGTCATCGAGATTACCAATCCGCTTACCACTTCTTGAAACGGTTATTGACGACCTACGGTCGCCCAGATTGTTTGGTAACCGATCAGTATGGAGCAACTTTAAAAGCGATTAAGCAAGTAATTAAAAATGGATTATTGGCGAAAGGAAATCACCAGTGCTCTAAGTATCGAAATAATCTGATCGAGCAAGATCATCGGCTGATTAAACATGTGTTAGTTAAATCTAGCGGGTTTCAATCTATGCGCACCGCCAGTAAAACTTTAAGTGGTATTGAAGTCATGCATCAGCTACATAAAATAAGCCAAAGAGCAATTAACCTCTTTAGTTTTTCAGCGTTACAATCATTAACCGAATTATTAGCAAACTAGCCCGCAAATGATTATCAAACAGGGTTAAATCGCTCCTTTTATTATTTTTGCACCAGAGCCCCTGCTAATATACATAATAAAAAGATATCGGTAAAGAGACCCCCCTGAGTCAGAGTAAATTCAGACTCAGGGGGGTTACTATATCAAGCTAATATTATAGCAGTATCTAAGTAGTGCGTCATACATACATGTACTAGTGTCAATAGAGCAGCTAGCTTACTCAGAAGCCGCTTCGGT encodes:
- a CDS encoding IS6 family transposase encodes the protein MKNYFKGRHFQKDIILVAVGYYLRFSLSYRDLVEILRDRGIAVHHTTIMRWVHHYGPIFKLLWRKQQHATSQSWRMDETYLKIKGRWYYFYRAIDNHGLTLDFELRRHRDYQSAYHFLKRLLTTYGRPDCLVTDQYGATLKAIKQVIKNGLLAKGNHQCSKYRNNLIEQDHRLIKHVLVKSSGFQSMRTASKTLSGIEVMHQLHKISQRAINLFSFSALQSLTELLAN
- a CDS encoding recombinase family protein; its protein translation is MKYGYARVSTTDQKLANQIELLKLAGAEKIFQEKFTGTTTERPEFQKLLRVLKTGDTLIVTKLDRFARNTREALAIIQELFKENVKVNILNMGLIDNTPTGQLVFTIFSAFAQFERDMIVTRTQEGKLYAKQHDPLFREGRPKTYSDEQIRFAYELRKQGMTYKMIERKTGISKRTQQRRFKLIEKPSDTSKI
- a CDS encoding IS30 family transposase; protein product: MSPYNHLTLKDRECILLGVTLNDTYQVIAEKIGCSKATVSREIKRNGGRKAYSAVKAQENYQGRRLKSQRPRLLTDLKLRDFVLHCIVQRQWSPEQISGRLVHENSEWHVSYNTIYRGIERDNLGIKRKNHEARGFARKLRHRGKTRKVKGTIKERRGRFNDVPSVHERPVSSENRSWFGHWESDTVRGKTGRSALVTLVDRKSRYLLSQRVPKVNAKNVTQAMIDLLHTVTPKRVRTLTPDRGTEFAGYREVSQELSIPVYFPDPHAPQQRGTNENTNGLIREYFPKGTDLDQLTDQDIDKFVRDLNHRPRKVLGWKSPFEVFFGTKLRLI